The Macaca mulatta isolate MMU2019108-1 chromosome 19, T2T-MMU8v2.0, whole genome shotgun sequence sequence GCAAGAAGTGAATAACACAAAAATCAATGCtgaaataattataagaaaattgGGTTTGTCACAACTGCAAAATACTGCTTAGTGTGCCTTGCTCTGAAATCTGGAAACATTACTTGTGAATTGTTTATATCCAAAATGCAGACACAGTGCTGGGTGTTGGTttacttgtttcctttttttcaacCCTCTTTTCTACTCAAAAGTTGTCCAAACCATGCAGATCCACGGAATCTAACAGATGTCTCAGAATTCCTCCTCCTGGAACTCTCAGAGGATCCAGAACTGCAACCTGTCCTCGCTGGGCTGTTCCTGTCCATGTACCTGGTCACCGTGCTGGGGAACCTCCTCATCATCCTGGCCATCAGCTCTGACTCCCACCTCCACACCCCCATGTACTTCTTCCTCTCCAACCTGTCCTTGGCTGACATCGGTTTCACCTCCACCACCGTCCCCAAGGTGATTGTGGACATCCAAACTCACAGCAGAGTCATCTCCTATGTGGGCTGCCTGACTCAGATGTCGCTTTTTGCCGTTTTTGGAGGCATGGAAGACATGCTCCTGAGTGTGATGGCTTATGACCGGTTTGTGGCCATTTGTTACCCTCTGTATTATCCAGTCATCATGAACCCATGTTTCTGTGGCTTCCtagttttgttgtctttttttctcagtcttttaGACTCCCAGCTGCACAACTGGATTGCCTTACAAATTACCTGCTTCAAAGATGTGGAAATTCCCAATTTCTTCTGTGACCCCTCTCAACTCCCCCACCTTGCCTGTTGTGACACCTTCACCAATAACATAGTCATGTATTTCCTTGCtgccatatttggttttcttccCATCTTGGGGATCCTTTTCTCTTATTATAAAATTGTTTCCTCCATTCTGCGGGTTCCATCATCAGGTGGGAGGTATAAAGCCTTCTCCACCTGTGGCTCTCACCTGTCagttgtttgcttattttatggAACAGGCGTTGGAGGGTACCTCAGTTCAGACGTGTCCTCTTATCCCAGAAAGGGTGCAGTGGCCTCAGTGATGTACACGGTGGTCACCCCCATGCTGAACCCCTTCATCTACAGCCTGAGAAACAGGGACATTCAAAGTGCCCTGCGGCGGCTGCAAGGCAGAATACTCTAATCTCATTATCTTATCTGTTCTATTCTTTAGCGTGGGTTGGAAAAGGCAGCACGGTCAAATATCTAGACCTGCAAAGAATATTGCTTCCTTCATTATGTCTCTAATTGGAATTGCTGAGTATTCTGATATTCTTTGTTCTTAATAAACATCAGGATTGAATCCAATATACCTAGACAGACTCTTTTAGTTTCTGGGCAATGACCCTGGTATCCAGATGAAATtacatttctcttcttctttttttttttttaaggattctcgctcttttgtccaggctggagtgcagtggtgcgatctcagctcactgtgggaggtgacaacatgctagcagccctcgctctcggCACCTCCTCGGCCTCAGGGCCCACTCTGGCCGTGCTTggggagcccttcagcccgccactgcactgtgggagctcctctctgggctggccgaggccggagCCAGCcccctctgcttgtggggaggtgtggagggagaggcgcgggcgggaACCCGGGCTGCGCGCGGCGCTCACAGGCCAGCGCGAGTTCCAGCGGGCGAGGGCGCGGCGGGCCCCGCACTCTGAGCAGCCGCCCGGCGCCGCTGGCCtcaggcagtgaggggcttagcacccgggccagcagctgcagagggtgcgccgggtcccccagcagtacGGGCCCGCAGGCGCTGCGATCGAATTCTCGCAGGGACTCAAGCTGcctccccgcggggcagggctcgggatCTGCAGCCCGCCTATGGCCAAACCCATCCCCGGCCCGCGGTGGGCTCCCGTGTGGCTCCAGCCTCCCCGACGagcgccgccccctgctccgAGGCGCTCGGTCCCGTCGACCGCACAGGGGATGAGGAGTGCAGGTGCACTGTgcgggactggcgggcagctccgccTGTGTCCCGGAACGGTGTCCACTGTGTGAAGCCGGCTGGGCTCCTGAGTGTGGTGGGGACTCGGAGAGCTTTTATGTCTGGCTGAGGGATTGTagatacaccaatcagcactctgtgtctagctcagggtttgtaaatacaccaatcagtactctgatTAGTTAGTATCTGACCTAatagggacttggagaacttttctgtctagcactggtgtctagctaaaggattgtaaacgcaccaatcagcactctgtgtctagctcaaggtttgtaaacgcaccaatcagcactctgtcaaaacggaccaatcagttctctgtaaaatggacaaatcAGCGCtgtgtaaaatggaccaatcagctctctgtaaaatggaccaatcagcaggatgtgggtggagccagataagggaataaaagcaggctgccacAGCTACTACCAAGCTTTATTGGGTTTATTTTTACAGTGTGAGGGCTTTGGTTTTTTTCGTGTTTGCAACGACTCTTGTTGCTCGGCTTTTGGGTGCGTGCCATCTTTAAGAGTTGTAACACTCGCTGTGAAGgcctgcagcttcactcctgagagcgagaccacaaacccgcCAGAatgaagaagctccagacacattaacgtctgaaggaacaaactccggacacgtCATTTTTAATAACACTCACCGCTGGAGtgtgcagcttcattcttgaggtcagtgagaccaagaacccaccaactTTGGGCATAAGTGCAATCTCCATTTCCatggttaaagcgattctcctgtgtcagcttcccgagtactgggactgcaggtgctcaCCATCGTGCTCAGCTAATTtatgtagttttagtagagacggggtttcaccgtgttggctaggctggtcttgatactcctgatcttgtggtctgcccgcctcggctttccaaaatgctgggcttaggggtgtgagccaccacacctggccacattgCTCTTGTATACAGTTAAGTTCACATAATGTTGATAGGTTATTGGAAACTCtgactttaagaaaataattacaggAGGTCCTCAAATGATGTCATTTAATATTGTTTAGCTATAAAGTTGTGAAAAACAATCTGGTTTcattatacattatttttcttgttgcaGTTTCCAAAATCTATTAGAGACCTTAAATGAAAATCTACTGTACTTCAcgtttacatatttttttttcactcttcatTTGTAATTTACGCTTCGCATCTATAAAATCTAGGCAGATTATATGTGAGGATCCATGTCACTGGTCAAGTTTGAGTTAGATTGAAATCACCCAGAGACCTTATAAATGCTGAGGCCTGGGTCTCATtaccagagattctgatttactTAAACCTGTGTGAGTATGAGGATGTTAAAAAGCATCAGATAGAGTTCAGCTGGTGAAGCTCCCGCAGGAATTAAGGTCAAAAATGTAAGTTATAAGAGTTTATTGTACCACCAGGCAATGTGATTTCTTCAAATGCATTGCCTTCAACAGTGAACCGACTGTCATTATGCTGGGTTATTTTCACCacttagaattttcattttatctattgcaactgtatatttatatacatatagattttcatattttcttcttgtgcatacataaaaagagaaataggaaatatgGTAACAATATTCCTAGACTTCCCATTCAGAGCCTGGTTcttcaaaaattgtgttatttttactttctggTGAACAAAATGTGTATGCATTTACAATGAGATGATTCAGCTGTAAAACAAATGgcatcttgtcatttgcaacaactttGATGGGACTGTAGGTCATTGGGTTAAGTGAAATAGGGAAGgcacaaaaatgcaaatactgcgtgttctcatTCATACGTAGGAGCTGAACAGTTAATATCATGAAGGCAGAGTGTAGAATATTGATTACCAGAGCATGGTAAAAATGGGGAGGGGGTTGAAGAGAAGTTGGTATATGGGTCCAAAAGTCCATGCAGAATAATTAAGTTTGAGTATTTAATAGTCATCagataaaattaacaataatatggaatatttcaaaatagtaagGAGATAAGACTTGTTTCTCATGCTGGTGTTCATAGTATTTCTGTTCTGATCGATCTTCTGTACTCATCTCTTGCCAGATTGGTACTCGACACCCTATTCTATTTCCcatgtaggttttttgtttttgttttttgagacggagtctctctattgcccaggctggagtgcagtggcatgatctcagctcactgcaacctctgtcgccTGAGTTtaagctattctgcctcagcctctcgggtagctgggatAACAGCCACAGGctgccaggcccagctaatttttgtatttttgtagaaacggggcttaatcatgttgaccgggctgatctcaaactcctgacctcaagtcaaccatccactttggcctcccaaagtgttggtattgcaggcgtgagtcaccgcacctggcccatgtaGTTTTATTACGTAATTCCACTCCTGGTCACTAAGGCTCATCACACTGAAAGTTCAACGTACTTCACTAACACCTTCCCTCCCCGAAGCCTCAGAGTTTAGAGGCTACCCTTCAGTTACTGTTTCTGTTACTACATTGTTTCCTTTTGCCTTTGTCCTTCAGTTATAATTGAACCCACTCCCTATATTCAGTTCTCTTCGTTAAAATAACTACATTGACTTCAATTCCTGAGCTTTGATTTGGGAACAAAGATATGTTGTAGTTCTCTACAATTggagtattttaaaatgtgctcaaGAAATAAAGCTGGTTTTAAAACATACATCTTTGTGAAGGGCATCTGAGGTTTAAATGCTGGTTTTCTATTTCCAGTTGCTATGTGGCTCTACTGATGTCTGAGGATTATTGAGCCACCAATTTCATCATAATTTGATCATGTTCTATAACTTTATCCTGATATTAAACGTATGTTCACCAACAAAAGTGAGCTCATTTGTCACCTAATAGTCATCGAATATAAGTGGCACATTAATATTGCCTGTTGAAGTCACATTGTAGACGCTCCCCATAGGTAATGCTCTGTCATTTGCTCTTTATGTCAAGATTTAGGAGGAGTGCCATGATGAACTAATACCTTACATGACAGAAGTTTGGATGCTTCAGAATAGCCATCTAAATTAGTATGACAATCTTTGATTTGGATGGAAATTACagataagagaaaaaatggcagatTTGTAGCTACTTCATCAACCATATATTGGCTCTTGAATTTGGGACCTTTGGCAGCTCACAGGTCTTTCCTGAACCTCAAGATTCCTCAGTAGTAAATTAAGtccaatcattttttttttcttccaagatcATGCAGTGATCATACATGATAGTATCATGAACCAGTAAAGGTAGTTTTCTATCAAATAGTAGCCCATATTATTACATAAAAAGtcaattttatgaaaatttcCAGAATTCATAAGCAAACTGCTATTGCAGAATTCATAGGCAAACTATTATTGCAAACTGTAACCTTGTATACAATATAAAGCATTTCTATTACACTATTTAATGTTGTGATAACGATCTGAGAGACTGCCTGAGGATATGTAATGAAATATATCTCTAATTAGATAACTATTTAATAGGTAATAATGGAACAGTATGGCCAAACTCATAATCAGTGTATTATTGATTATTGTTCAACATATGGGTTTTAAGGGTTAAAGTTTGATTTTCAACATTAGCTCATCTAAGTCATTTGCTGACTGGACCGGAGTATATTTATTAACTCCACATCCTCttaattcatcattttttatgatGTTCAGCTTGAGGAACTCTAGGATTAAACAAATAATGTATTTACCCAATAAGAAATTAGTAAATGTAGATATCATTGTCATCTGTCCTTAGATGGATACATTTCAAGTGAATTATTTGAACTGTTGTGCTTTTTCCTGGATGACTGATGGACTGCATCTTTTTTATGTTTGCACAAGGGCAGAGAATGGATATCATTATATACTCAAAACCTTACACAGTGAGGACAGCTCTCCTTCATATAACAATGAAGTAGTTGTTCATTGACATATGAGAGTGAAGGCAATTTGACATCTGCACATGCCGTATTTTCTTTCCTCACTGAAGCCCTGTTCCTCTTATACAGAGAACTCCTTGGAAACAAAATATATGGTTAGTTAGTGTTTGATCAGAACCGTTGAATGGGATCTAGATTTCTTTAACAGCATTTACAGATAAAGAATCACATAAGAAAGGaaagattttgaaatattctaCAAATAATGAAGGTTAATAGATGATAGACGTTTTTCAgttgcacattaaaaaaaaaaccagaaaatagtATTCTCCTGTTTCCATTAAGGGGACTCATGTGAGGGGAAATTGGGAAAAGCTGAAAGAGAATGATTCATTCCACTGCACAAAcataacttttttgttgtttttgttgagatggagtctctgtcacctaggctggagtgcactggcgcaatcttggctcactgcaaacctctgcctcccaggttcaagcaattctcctgcctcagcctcctgagtagctgggactacaccgcaactggctaattcttgtagttttagtagagacagggtgtcaccatattggccaggctggtcttgaactgctgacctcgtgatctgcccatcttggcgttccaaagtgctgggattacaggcatgagccaccgctcccagccaacTCTTTGGTTTTTATACAAAAGTAGTATATACCTTGAAGACATTATCATCAGTGAAGTAAATAAATCACAGAAGGATAAACACAACcgggctcagtggttcacacttgtaatcccagcactttgggaagccgaggcaggcagatcattcgaggtcaggcatttgagaccagcctggccaacatggcgaaagctcgtctctactaaaaatacaaaagttagccaggtgtggtagcgcatacctgtaatcccagctgctcaggagacaggagaatcacttgaacccgggaggcggaggttgcagtgagtcgagatcgcgccactgcactccagcctgagtgacagaataagactctgtctcaaaaaacaagataAACACGGTATGATTCTACTGATATCAAATACCTAGAGGAGTAGTAGAGAAAAAAGCGAATAATACAAACTTTCTCCTGGTTAGCAGAAGAGCCCAAAAGCTTCTATGGACACTCATCTTTTTTTAGTTCATCCTGCATTAATATGAGGCAGTCCTTAGAGATTAGGGAACTTGAATGAATTTGGCTAATGAGGAGCTCTGTGCCTTGAGCCCCCACGGCCATAGCATAGTAAATACTCAGCCTGTGCCTCCAGCCCTGCAGTGTGAGCTTCCAGTCCAGTGGGCTCCAACCTGTCGTCTGCATCAGGAGGCTCATGTCTGACCCTGTCTTCCTGCCAGTCCTGAGGACGGAGCCTGAGCCTCCATCGTGCACCAGGCAGGGAGGACAGCAGACCTGCTCTCTGTGGTCATGGCCCAGCAGAGGGGAAGCGCAGCTCAGTGAGTGCTGAGGGACGGTCAGGTGCCTTGTTTCCTCATCCTCAAGACAAACAGGACAGTGAGGTGGCAGATGGGAGGACACCAATGTGCAAAATAATCAGCTCAGACGACTGTGGAGTTTATGTTCTGGGTTGTGGTGGGGACTCCGAAATCTCACTCAGTTTTACTTTCTTCCTACGCTGGTTCTACTTGCTATAAACATCTCACTGAAGCTAGGAAAAAAGATAGGTTCCTCTAAGGCATTCCATAAACACCGTAAAAGGATTATGAAGGTGATGAGGAAGAAGACAGTCACCATGACATCATGAACTTTTCTTGAGGGCTTCCTGAATGCCAGGTTCTCAGTTCTGTGTTCTATGTGGTTTGTTTCATTTTAGCTGCATAGCCTTCTGCAATCTGTAAGTAAGTGTACATGTTATTATTTTGCACGAGGAAAGGAGCTATGCATTTTTATATAACTTGTAGTATTTCATGAAGTAGAGAGGAGTAAAGCCATGTTCGAATCAGGCCATCTAAATCCTTGCATGTGGCATTTGGCCAGGCCTCTTCTTGCATCCAACCTGCCCTCTCAAATCCCTGTCACTCTGGATCCATGCCCCTGCTCACTGTGTCCTTCTCTTTGGGGGGCGTTCCTCGTAGACCACAGCTAGACCAGTGCGTGCTATGTTCACTGTATCAAGTATAGAAAGGGCAGCTGAGATCACATCAAAGATCCCAGAAAGAGCTGGCACAGGATCGCTCAGGGTGCACATCTGTCCCTTGCCCCTGTTCCTGGCTTTCCTTGCAGCAATCCACCTcctcaaaggagaaataaaatcagggTTTTGGCCTCAttcctactcaggaagctggaaACAGTTTGAAAACGCACCTCCGATGTGCCTGTGGTTAAGACCTCTGACCTCTGCTTACAACTTTCTGATAGCTGGGAAACATAAAAAAGGTTCATGTCTGAGACTCAGAGACTGATCATTTATTAGGTTGGTGGCAAAGTACCAGCAAAAACCGCAATTGCTTTTGCATcaacctataattttttttaaaaccctgtTCATTCCACTTATCTGTGTGGCAGGGGGCAAGCTGTTAGTGTTTCTGAGACTCAACATTGCCACCTGGGTTGATTTCTAGTTGACACAGATACATTCAGTATTGATTAATCAGATCATGGGGGCTTCTGTGGGATCTATATGTGATGGATGCATAAAGGCAACGTGTATTCTagaaattgttaatattttaagattaatCTTTGTATCATACAACCGAAATATTTCGTGACCTGAAGTTACTGTGTCTCTACTTCCCACAGGATATTTTACTTTTGTCCTTATATAAATAAGTAGTGATTATTGTGACAGGAACTACTGAGTCACTTTCATTTCTAATTCCCTAGAGTCTCTATCCTGCTTGACACACAGGaggcatcaaaaataaaaatgtcttttaaaagagaaatgcaggccgggcgtggtggctcacgcctgtaatcccagcaatttgggaggctgaggcaggtggatcacttgaggtcaggagtttgagactagcctggccaatatggtgaaactccatctctactaaaaatacaaaagtaaccgggcatggtggcaggcacctgtaatcccagctattcaggaggccaaggcaggggaatcagttgaccctgggaggcagaggttgcagtgaactgagatcaccccactgcattccagccttgaaaatagagcaaggctctgtctcaaaaaaaaaaaaaaaaaaagaaatacaaatcgaAACTACaaggagatatcatctcaccccatttagaatggcttttatcaaaaaggcAATAGCAAATgcagggatgtggagaaaggggaacaattgtacactgttggtgggagtgcaagtTAGTACAAACACTATGGAGAACAAGTTGGAGTTACCTCAAAATACTACAAATGGAGCTACCATAAGATACAGCAATTccgggccgggcatggtggctcatgcctgtattcccagcactttgggaggccaaggcaagtggatcatgaggtcaggagatcgagaccagcctggctaacatggtgaaaccccatcgctactaaaaaatacaaaaaattatctgggcatggtggcgggcgcatgtagtaccagctactcaggaggctgaggcagaagaattgcttgaacccaggaggcggagcttgcagtgagctgagattgcaccactgcactccagcctggacgacagagcaagactctgtctcaaaaaaaagatacagcAATTCCATTGCTAAGTATATCTCCCCCACCCCCGATAAGGAAAtgagtatattgaagagatacttgcactcccatgtttaatacagcactagtcacaatagccatGATTTGGAAGCAGCTAAGCATTCACCATCcattcaacagatgaatggataaagaaattgtgtacatatgcacaatagagtattatgcagccataaaaaaggaagcgATCCTgtttgcaacaacttggatggaactggaggccatcaatttaaatgaaataggccaggcacagaaagataaacttcacatgttctcacttatttgtgggatctaaaaattaaaacaatggaaatcatgcagatagagagtagaaggatgatcaccagaggctggggagcgggggtgggggggaaagtggggatggttaagCAACATAAAAGTATAGTTAGAGACAATGAGATCCAGTATTAGGTGACTAATGAACAATAATTTATTGAACATTGAAAAGCTAACagtaattggattgtttggtACAAGGAAAGGATAAATGCGTGAAGTGAAGGATACCTCATTTATCCTGGTGTGATTATTGTGCCTTGTATGCCTGTGTCAAAATAGCTCATGTCcttcataaatacatacacctgcTATAtacctatattttttaaaaagaaaatgatgtataattatatatataaacgtGGATAGAACTCTGCAGAAATGCTGAATGAAAAAGCAAGTTACAGAGCACTACCTGCTCTATACTTTCATTGACATAAAATTTAAGAAAGGAAGGCAAAATTAAATGATTCATTACTTAAGGATACATATATGAGTAGAGTATAAAGAAGAGATTAACTCAAATTTCACATTGGAGGTTACCTGTGCAGTAGGATTGGGGTGCCTGGAACCATAAAGGATGCACGGCTTCAAGgattgtggtttttttcttgtttgttttggttttgtttgttttttgagactgagtcttgctctgtcacccaggctgaagtgcagtggtgcaatcttggctcactgcaacccccgcctcctgagttcaaatgattctcatgcctcatcctcccgagtagctgagattacaggtgtgtgccaccatgcctagctaatctttgttttttagtagaggtggggtttcaccatgttggccaggctggtctcgagctcctgacctcaagtgatgagcctacctcggtctcccaaaatgctgggattacaggcatgagccaccaagcctggcttaaatattggtttttgtttttctgggttctttgagatggtgtcttgctctgtcatccaggctggagttcagaggcGCAATtttagctcaccgcagcctccacctcccgattctcttgcctcagcctcccagatagctgggattacaggcaggcactactgcaccaggctagtttttgtattagagatggggtatcaccatgtttgtcagtctggactcaaactcctgacctcaagtgatcctgccacctcgacctcccaaagtgcttggattacaggcgtgagccaccgcgcccagcccaaagaTTGGTTTTATTCCATTTGTTAAATTGTGGGATCAGTACTTGGGTATTTCATTATCgttcttttgttttaaaagtacatatatgTTATGTACATTCCCTTGATTTCTTAGAGCGTTTCACAAAATTATatacacagaataaaataaagccaaaaatCTCTGTAAATACTGAACAGATTCTTACTTggttcaccaaaaaaaaaaaaaaaaaaggctctgaTCAGTGAGGCTTCAACGCAGGTGATTTCCTGTCCGTTTGTTCATCCCTTTCAGGAACATGCCATGGCATGGAAACAGACAACCTAAAATAGCACTATTTTGTCTGTGTCATGAACACATGGGCCCTAGAATTCCATGTATtacgttggtgcaaaagtaattgcggttttcacctttttttttttttttgcaaaaaccgcaattacttttgcaccaactgaATAGCCTCTACAAACATTCAGTTATTCAAAAACCATGGCAcagatttttgttaaatattgaaaaaaaagagaaagacggAAAGAAGAGGGGAAGGTAAACATTGCTTAACACGTTTTAGACTTTCACGTATTTCTAGCCTCACAGAAAGTAATGCAAAAGTGTTCTTAAAATttcattcatgcctgtaatcccagcactttgggaggccgaggtggggagatcacgagctcaggagttcgagatcagcctgaccaacatgaaaccccatctctactaaaatcacaaaaattagctgggcatggcggcatgtgcctgtaatccgaactactcaggaggctgaggcaggagaatctcttgaacctgggaggcggaggttgcagtgagccaagattatgccactgcactctggcctgggtgacagaacaagactccatctcaagaaaaaaaaaaaatttattaatgcTCAAAAATCCACAGGTGCCTTGCTCACTACAGACAACTTGTAGTCACTGATGGCTTTGATTATGCATGTCTAACTAAACCTTACTTGTCAAAATTGAGTCCACCTAAGCAAGGACAGGAGTTGAATATTAAatgaatttcaaaagaaaacccACATATTTGAGGGAGCCTTTCCTTCCGTAGGAAAGCAAAGTCAGAAAACACGAGGACAATGAAAATACTAGAACAGAACAGGCATGTGAAAATGTTGTCTGCTTGTGAACTGTCAACTTTAATTTACCTTTGAAGTAACATGGTCCTAGGTATTAcagaatatttctaaatattgtaAATCAAAGGAATTTGTAGCATTGAACTAGGATGAAATAAGGTATATTTGAATGTCTCTTGGTTTCTTTTAATTACAAAGATTTCTTTCCTTAAATGGGGAAAGatacttctgtgtgtgtgtgtgtgtgtgtgtgtgtgtgtgtgtgtgtaagacaaagtctcactctgtcatccagcctggagtgcaatggtgggaacttggctcactgtaacctccacctctgggctcaagtgatcctcctacctcagcctcccaagtagttgagacca is a genomic window containing:
- the LOC713396 gene encoding olfactory receptor 7E24-like; its protein translation is MAQQRQSVAHCPNHADPRNLTDVSEFLLLELSEDPELQPVLAGLFLSMYLVTVLGNLLIILAISSDSHLHTPMYFFLSNLSLADIGFTSTTVPKVIVDIQTHSRVISYVGCLTQMSLFAVFGGMEDMLLSVMAYDRFVAICYPLYYPVIMNPCFCGFLVLLSFFLSLLDSQLHNWIALQITCFKDVEIPNFFCDPSQLPHLACCDTFTNNIVMYFLAAIFGFLPILGILFSYYKIVSSILRVPSSGGRYKAFSTCGSHLSVVCLFYGTGVGGYLSSDVSSYPRKGAVASVMYTVVTPMLNPFIYSLRNRDIQSALRRLQGRIL